A single window of Terriglobales bacterium DNA harbors:
- the rplU gene encoding 50S ribosomal protein L21, which produces MYAVIRTGGKQYRVAPGDVIRVEKLAESSRDNGKVEFGEVLVVSPSDGEVGRPQSEALVTGRVVGEGRADKVLVFHYKRKKQYKKLAGHRQPFTAVRITEITFDGQRFTAPEEPAKAAKPKKTKPEVEEGAGEASEKATPKVKAQASEGGTAKKTAGRGKARSKAKGAPKKKK; this is translated from the coding sequence ATGTACGCAGTGATTCGCACCGGGGGGAAGCAGTATCGGGTCGCGCCCGGCGACGTTATCCGAGTGGAGAAGCTGGCCGAGTCCTCACGCGACAATGGCAAGGTGGAGTTCGGCGAAGTGCTGGTTGTCTCCCCTTCTGATGGTGAGGTAGGCAGGCCGCAGTCGGAGGCGCTAGTAACCGGCCGCGTTGTGGGCGAAGGCCGTGCCGACAAGGTGCTGGTCTTCCACTACAAGCGTAAGAAGCAGTACAAAAAGCTGGCTGGCCACCGGCAGCCGTTCACCGCGGTAAGGATCACGGAGATTACGTTTGATGGGCAGCGCTTCACCGCGCCCGAGGAGCCAGCGAAGGCAGCCAAGCCTAAGAAGACGAAGCCGGAGGTGGAGGAAGGCGCCGGAGAAGCAAGCGAGAAGGCAACGCCCAAGGTCAAGGCACAAGCAAGCGAGGGCGGAACGGCGAAGAAAACTGCTGGCCGCGGAAAAGCAAGGTCGAAAGCGAAGGGCGCACCCAAGAAAAAGAAGTAA
- a CDS encoding PDZ domain-containing protein, translating to MRCFRWLEFVALLGFGCAVSAALSAQTAPITLSVDASEAPRRVFHAHLAFPVSSGPLTLVYPKWLPGNHRPTGPINNLIALKIMAAGHLLAWRRDDVDMYAFHCEVPPGANTLEVWFNYVTPSHGPGRFDPVSTDQLMILNWNVVLLYPQGKPAADYTYKASLRLPPGWKFGTALPIESQSGDTVNFAPASLVTLVDSPLLAGAHYRAVPLPAPGTPPQELDMAADSDEALQASPALIQNYQRLMAEAAALFGAHHYRDYHFLLSLSDLENGSGLEHHESSDNRVEERLLIDADRRKLMAGLLPHEFVHSWNGKYRRPAGLLTPDYQQPMKGSLLWIYEGLTEYLGEILMARSGLATPEQFREGLALTAANMDHHAGRIWRPLEDTAVSAQLLYEAPPEWTSWRRSADFYPESVLIWLEADTIIRNQTTGKRSLDDFCRAFFGPPSGPPTVKPYVLEDVIVALNQVAPYDWKSFFGSRVVAVNTRAPLGGIQQGGWTLVYNDTPNELRKSAEKTYHFFDLTDSLGMVLRKSQNPKEGTIADVVPGMPAAQAGVAPGMVLLAINGRRWSPEILKDVLRSTQKPSAGKLELLVENVGFYKTLVVNYEGGPQSPHLVRLASQPDLLSDIIKPRAAGQQ from the coding sequence ATGCGATGCTTTCGTTGGCTTGAATTTGTTGCTCTTCTTGGGTTCGGTTGCGCAGTTTCAGCGGCCCTTTCCGCCCAAACTGCTCCCATCACCCTGAGCGTTGATGCCAGCGAGGCGCCGCGCCGAGTGTTTCATGCTCATCTCGCGTTTCCCGTCTCTTCTGGCCCGCTCACCCTGGTATATCCCAAGTGGCTTCCCGGCAATCACCGTCCAACGGGGCCAATTAATAATCTGATTGCCCTGAAGATCATGGCCGCCGGCCACCTGCTCGCCTGGCGACGCGATGACGTTGATATGTACGCTTTCCACTGCGAAGTTCCACCCGGCGCCAACACGCTGGAAGTCTGGTTCAACTACGTTACTCCGAGCCACGGACCTGGGCGCTTCGATCCCGTCAGCACCGACCAGCTCATGATTCTGAATTGGAACGTGGTCCTGCTCTATCCGCAGGGTAAGCCGGCAGCCGATTACACCTACAAGGCAAGCCTGCGCCTGCCCCCTGGCTGGAAATTTGGCACCGCGCTGCCGATCGAAAGCCAGTCCGGCGACACCGTTAATTTCGCCCCTGCCTCGCTCGTAACTCTGGTTGATTCTCCCCTGCTCGCGGGTGCTCATTACCGCGCGGTCCCTTTGCCCGCCCCCGGCACGCCTCCACAGGAGCTTGATATGGCGGCTGATTCCGACGAGGCGCTGCAGGCTTCACCGGCGCTCATCCAGAATTATCAGCGGCTCATGGCTGAGGCCGCCGCACTCTTTGGCGCTCATCATTATCGCGATTACCATTTCTTGCTTTCGCTGAGTGATCTGGAGAACGGCAGCGGGCTTGAACATCACGAGTCCAGCGACAATCGCGTCGAGGAGCGGTTACTGATAGATGCCGATCGCCGTAAACTCATGGCCGGCCTCTTGCCCCATGAATTCGTACATTCCTGGAATGGCAAGTACCGCCGCCCGGCTGGACTTCTCACTCCTGATTACCAGCAGCCGATGAAGGGCAGTCTCCTATGGATTTACGAAGGCCTCACCGAATATCTAGGCGAGATACTCATGGCACGAAGCGGTCTGGCCACGCCTGAGCAGTTCCGCGAAGGCCTAGCCCTCACCGCCGCCAACATGGATCACCACGCCGGACGGATCTGGCGCCCTCTCGAGGACACGGCCGTATCGGCGCAGCTGCTCTATGAGGCGCCGCCGGAATGGACTTCCTGGCGCCGCAGCGCCGATTTCTATCCCGAGAGCGTGCTCATCTGGCTGGAAGCCGACACCATCATTCGTAACCAGACAACCGGCAAGCGCTCACTGGATGATTTCTGTCGCGCCTTCTTCGGTCCACCCAGCGGACCGCCCACCGTAAAACCTTACGTGCTGGAGGACGTTATTGTGGCGCTCAACCAGGTCGCTCCCTATGATTGGAAGTCTTTCTTCGGGAGTCGCGTTGTCGCAGTCAATACACGCGCTCCGCTAGGCGGGATCCAACAAGGCGGCTGGACATTGGTTTATAACGATACGCCGAATGAACTCCGTAAGTCGGCGGAAAAGACCTATCATTTTTTCGATCTCACTGATTCACTCGGCATGGTGCTGCGGAAGTCTCAAAATCCGAAAGAGGGAACAATCGCGGATGTTGTCCCTGGAATGCCGGCGGCCCAGGCTGGAGTCGCACCCGGAATGGTGCTGCTGGCGATCAACGGCCGGCGATGGTCGCCTGAAATCTTGAAAGACGTGCTGCGCAGCACCCAGAAACCAAGTGCTGGCAAGCTCGAGCTTCTGGTGGAAAATGTTGGCTTCTATAAAACTCTGGTAGTGAACTACGAAGGCGGTCCCCAATCCCCCCATCTTGTGCGCCTTGCATCGCAACCCGACCTGCTGAGCGACATCATCAAGCCCCGCGCAGCAGGACAGCAGTAG
- the rpmA gene encoding 50S ribosomal protein L27, translating into MAHKKGLGSSRNGRDSNSQRLGFKAFGGQVVPGGTIIVRQRGTRVKPGLNVGRGKDDTLFAKISGKLKFVDKGSMGKFVMVEPVPES; encoded by the coding sequence ATGGCGCATAAAAAGGGCCTAGGAAGTTCACGAAATGGCCGCGATTCCAATTCCCAGCGGCTGGGGTTTAAAGCTTTTGGAGGACAGGTTGTACCCGGCGGCACCATCATCGTGCGGCAACGTGGCACACGCGTCAAGCCGGGCCTGAACGTTGGCCGGGGCAAGGACGACACGCTGTTTGCAAAGATCAGCGGCAAGTTGAAGTTTGTAGATAAGGGCTCCATGGGGAAGTTCGTGATGGTCGAGCCGGTTCCCGAGTCGTAA
- a CDS encoding 23S rRNA (pseudouridine(1915)-N(3))-methyltransferase RlmH, with protein sequence MKLHIVWIGKTKQPAIQSLTAEYLERLNGFTQVDALSLASEAALLRMMEKKAPRAPSLVLLDTAGRQLTSEELARFIGDHQNRSPQPLLFAIGPADGFSQQTRSKASLVLSLSKMTLPHELARVVMLEQLYRAYSILKGHPYHLGH encoded by the coding sequence GTGAAGCTTCATATTGTCTGGATTGGCAAGACGAAGCAGCCCGCAATTCAAAGTTTGACCGCCGAATACCTGGAGCGGCTGAATGGATTTACCCAGGTAGATGCGCTCTCGCTAGCGAGCGAAGCCGCGCTGCTGCGCATGATGGAAAAGAAAGCACCAAGGGCTCCAAGCCTGGTGTTGCTGGACACGGCCGGTCGGCAGCTTACCTCGGAAGAACTCGCTAGATTCATTGGTGACCATCAGAACCGCAGCCCGCAGCCTCTGCTTTTTGCAATAGGTCCGGCGGACGGTTTCAGCCAGCAGACCCGCAGCAAAGCATCATTGGTGCTCTCTTTGAGCAAGATGACCCTGCCGCATGAACTTGCGAGAGTGGTGATGCTCGAGCAACTCTACCGCGCGTACTCCATCCTCAAGGGACATCCTTACCACCTGGGCCACTGA
- the cobO gene encoding cob(I)yrinic acid a,c-diamide adenosyltransferase produces the protein MAEVRRGLIIVNTGPGKGKTTAAMGTALRAVGQGMRVLMLQFLKGSWHYGELDAVKAFGDKFIMKQMGRGFVKVGTEKPDPEDVRMVEEAWAEAERAIQSGEWDLVILDEINYAISYGMLDVAKVAESLKRKPEMVHVILTGRNAHPTITELADTVTEMRQVKHAYEKGVMAQRGIEY, from the coding sequence ATGGCCGAAGTCAGACGCGGTCTCATCATCGTGAATACCGGGCCGGGCAAGGGCAAGACCACCGCCGCCATGGGCACGGCGCTGCGCGCTGTCGGTCAGGGCATGCGGGTCCTGATGCTGCAGTTTTTGAAGGGCTCATGGCACTACGGTGAACTGGACGCGGTGAAGGCGTTCGGGGACAAGTTCATCATGAAGCAGATGGGCCGCGGATTTGTAAAGGTGGGCACGGAGAAGCCCGATCCCGAAGACGTGCGCATGGTAGAGGAGGCTTGGGCGGAGGCGGAACGTGCGATCCAGTCCGGTGAATGGGATCTGGTGATTCTGGATGAAATTAATTACGCGATAAGCTACGGTATGCTGGACGTCGCAAAAGTGGCAGAGTCGCTGAAGCGAAAACCGGAGATGGTACACGTAATATTGACCGGCCGTAATGCCCACCCGACAATTACTGAGTTGGCGGACACCGTCACTGAAATGCGGCAAGTGAAACATGCTTATGAAAAGGGCGTGATGGCCCAACGAGGGATTGAGTACTAA
- the obgE gene encoding GTPase ObgE: protein MFIDEAKIRVMAGGGGNGCMAFRREKFVPRGGPSGGDGGKGGDVIMESSERHNTLVHFRFNPEYKAERGRHGEGSNKTGREGADVVLKVPVGTIVYDDESGERIHDFSQPDERLVIARGGRGGRGNARFATSTHQAPRECEPGKPGEERAYRLELKLLADVGLVGYPNVGKSTLISRISAARPKIADYPFTTLQPNLGVVAVGNEPEQISFVVADIPGLIEGAHTGAGLGTQFLRHVERTRLLAHLVDVSDASGRPEPVHDVEVIMGELKSFGAHLEEKPMVLVASKIDVANKDKLAKLRRYAKKQGLELFPISAVTGKGIEELKYAMAERLQEMREQERTAAQPTSQVAD from the coding sequence ATGTTTATTGATGAAGCAAAAATCCGGGTGATGGCGGGAGGGGGCGGCAATGGCTGCATGGCCTTCCGGCGGGAGAAGTTCGTTCCCCGCGGTGGCCCGTCGGGCGGGGACGGTGGTAAGGGCGGCGACGTGATCATGGAGTCGAGCGAGCGCCACAACACGTTGGTGCACTTTCGCTTCAATCCCGAATACAAGGCGGAGCGTGGGCGCCACGGTGAAGGCTCGAACAAAACCGGGCGTGAGGGCGCCGATGTGGTGTTGAAAGTTCCGGTGGGTACGATCGTCTATGACGATGAGAGCGGGGAGAGGATCCATGATTTCTCGCAGCCGGATGAGCGTTTGGTCATCGCCCGGGGTGGGCGCGGCGGCAGGGGAAATGCGCGTTTTGCAACGTCTACTCATCAGGCGCCGCGCGAATGTGAGCCCGGTAAGCCCGGCGAGGAACGCGCGTATCGCCTGGAACTCAAGCTGCTGGCCGATGTGGGGCTAGTGGGTTATCCCAATGTCGGCAAGTCCACGCTGATTTCGCGGATTTCCGCTGCTCGCCCCAAGATTGCCGATTATCCATTTACTACTCTCCAGCCCAACCTGGGTGTAGTTGCCGTGGGAAACGAACCCGAGCAGATCAGCTTTGTTGTCGCCGACATTCCCGGATTGATTGAAGGCGCGCACACCGGAGCTGGACTGGGGACGCAGTTCCTCCGCCACGTTGAGCGCACGCGCCTATTGGCTCACCTGGTGGATGTCTCAGACGCGAGCGGCCGGCCCGAACCCGTGCATGATGTTGAGGTAATCATGGGGGAGCTGAAGAGCTTCGGCGCGCACCTGGAAGAAAAGCCGATGGTCCTGGTGGCATCGAAAATAGATGTCGCGAATAAGGACAAGCTGGCCAAGCTGCGCCGTTACGCCAAGAAGCAAGGGCTGGAGCTCTTTCCGATTTCCGCCGTGACCGGCAAGGGTATCGAGGAGCTGAAATACGCCATGGCGGAGCGCCTGCAGGAAATGCGCGAGCAGGAGCGCACGGCAGCGCAGCCGACCTCGCAGGTGGCAGACTAA
- a CDS encoding nuclear transport factor 2 family protein, translating to MMRNFLWIGFLLLVVSSVGFAQEATQEKPSAAKATKKAERAGVPDKNLMQKIWDGWGTLDPANVAKFYAKGPEHVFFDIAPLKYNSWEEYQEGVKKVLASFQSIQATVNGDARLHRNGKLVWGTATVHHEDAMKDGTKGQGDFRWTVIWEKTGKDWLIVHEHISEPLAALEKAPQGQ from the coding sequence ATGATGCGTAATTTTCTGTGGATAGGATTTCTGCTGCTGGTTGTCAGCTCTGTCGGCTTCGCACAAGAGGCTACACAAGAAAAGCCTTCGGCCGCGAAGGCAACCAAAAAGGCCGAGCGCGCCGGAGTTCCCGATAAAAATTTGATGCAGAAGATCTGGGACGGCTGGGGCACCCTGGATCCCGCCAACGTCGCCAAATTCTACGCCAAAGGCCCGGAGCACGTGTTCTTCGACATCGCGCCCCTTAAATACAACTCGTGGGAGGAGTATCAGGAGGGCGTGAAGAAGGTTTTAGCCAGCTTTCAATCTATTCAGGCCACCGTCAATGGTGACGCGCGCCTGCATCGCAATGGCAAACTCGTCTGGGGCACTGCCACCGTTCACCACGAGGACGCGATGAAAGATGGCACCAAAGGCCAGGGCGACTTCCGCTGGACCGTGATCTGGGAAAAGACCGGCAAGGATTGGCTCATCGTGCACGAGCACATCTCCGAGCCACTGGCCGCGCTGGAGAAGGCCCCGCAAGGACAGTAG
- a CDS encoding lysophospholipid acyltransferase family protein, translating to MDLLSRLRSYLIFDPLIWSYTIVLAILSLLSSFVDRGGRVQHGFARLWSWLILRTIGVPVTVRGLDKIDTSRPHVFAVNHASAMDIPVLYVYLPFQFRIVAKKELFRYPFMGWHLQRSGQVCVDQQNPAKSIGDIKSAVKTLKSGMPLVIFPEGGRTPTGQVRAFLPGAFFLAVKAQVDIVPMALVGTYELLPMNTFHIKPRPVEMLVGEPIPTIGTSPRDMETVSQKVKKAVEDLYYSRATVKDPRQVDIATVSSEPQAD from the coding sequence ATGGATCTGCTCAGCCGCCTCCGGTCGTACCTGATCTTCGACCCGTTGATCTGGAGCTACACCATCGTCCTGGCAATACTTTCACTTCTTTCATCGTTCGTAGATCGGGGCGGGCGCGTTCAGCATGGCTTTGCGCGCCTGTGGTCATGGTTGATTCTGCGGACAATCGGCGTTCCAGTGACGGTGCGCGGGCTGGATAAGATCGACACCTCGCGCCCGCATGTTTTCGCGGTCAACCATGCGTCCGCAATGGACATCCCGGTGTTGTACGTTTACCTGCCTTTCCAGTTTCGGATCGTTGCCAAGAAGGAGCTATTTCGATATCCATTCATGGGGTGGCATCTGCAGCGGTCGGGTCAGGTATGCGTTGATCAGCAGAACCCGGCAAAATCAATTGGAGACATCAAATCAGCGGTGAAGACATTGAAAAGCGGCATGCCACTGGTGATCTTTCCCGAGGGTGGCCGCACCCCTACCGGGCAAGTTCGTGCTTTCTTGCCGGGAGCGTTCTTTCTGGCCGTAAAGGCGCAGGTTGATATTGTGCCGATGGCATTAGTAGGAACCTATGAATTGCTGCCCATGAACACCTTTCACATCAAACCACGTCCCGTAGAGATGCTGGTGGGAGAGCCGATCCCGACTATTGGAACTAGCCCGCGCGACATGGAGACCGTGTCGCAAAAAGTAAAGAAGGCAGTTGAGGACTTGTACTATTCGCGGGCGACAGTGAAAGACCCACGGCAAGTGGACATCGCCACCGTTTCGAGTGAGCCGCAGGCCGACTAG
- the nadD gene encoding nicotinate (nicotinamide) nucleotide adenylyltransferase, whose product MNVALFGGTFDPVHRGHIVLAQEAQKQHELKQVHFIPAYVPPHKAQPSTAFEHRYAMLALATQDEKAFLPSLLESPSAASPSAHDSGTAAKAKRRSETAAKSGDQHQGAAGANYSVDTVRRFKRTLGKSDRLFFLIGIDAFLEIATWKDSEALLAECEFIVGSRPGYTLADVANALPPGIRPSAHVTKPFRHQPAKGELVLGPARIHLLEGVNVPVSATQVRQVAAHGKSLTKYVHPAVAGYIKKMRLYHGES is encoded by the coding sequence ATGAACGTCGCCCTTTTTGGCGGTACTTTCGATCCGGTGCACCGCGGGCACATTGTCTTGGCACAAGAGGCACAGAAACAACACGAATTAAAGCAGGTGCATTTCATTCCGGCGTATGTGCCGCCGCACAAGGCACAACCTTCAACTGCATTCGAGCACCGTTACGCAATGTTGGCTTTGGCCACGCAGGATGAGAAGGCATTCCTGCCATCGCTGCTGGAGTCGCCAAGCGCAGCATCGCCATCGGCACATGATTCAGGAACTGCTGCAAAGGCGAAGCGCCGCTCGGAAACGGCCGCGAAGTCAGGTGATCAACACCAGGGCGCCGCGGGAGCGAATTACAGCGTCGATACAGTGCGGCGGTTCAAAAGAACGCTGGGCAAGAGCGACCGCCTGTTTTTTCTGATTGGTATTGACGCATTCCTGGAGATCGCAACCTGGAAGGACTCGGAAGCTCTGCTGGCGGAATGTGAGTTCATTGTGGGCAGTCGCCCGGGGTATACGCTGGCCGATGTCGCGAATGCGTTGCCACCCGGGATTCGTCCCTCCGCGCATGTGACCAAACCGTTCCGCCATCAGCCTGCGAAGGGCGAATTGGTATTAGGGCCGGCACGAATTCACCTGCTGGAAGGGGTGAACGTGCCCGTTTCCGCCACTCAGGTGCGTCAGGTCGCTGCCCACGGTAAGTCACTGACGAAGTACGTGCACCCCGCGGTGGCGGGATATATAAAGAAAATGCGGTTGTACCACGGTGAGAGCTGA
- the accD gene encoding acetyl-CoA carboxylase, carboxyltransferase subunit beta, giving the protein MAWFKRQDSELDTSGERKVRTEGLWVKCDQCRQIIWKKDLEENLNVCPKCDRHFRIDARTRLAQLLDNNEYETDDANLESTDPLKFVDLKSYNQRLRTAQRDTGLKDAVINARGKLEGRLVIVSAMEYSFIGGSMGAVVGETITRAVERATASGTPLIIVSASGGARMMEGAVSLMQLAKISAALAAMDEAKVPYISVLTDPTTGGVTASYAMLGDLNIAEPGALIGFAGPRVIEQTIRQKLPEGFQRSEFLLEHGMLDAVVHRKQLKPYIARALSFMAPANGTH; this is encoded by the coding sequence ATGGCTTGGTTCAAGCGGCAAGATAGCGAACTGGACACTTCCGGCGAGCGCAAGGTGCGCACCGAGGGGTTGTGGGTGAAATGTGATCAATGCCGCCAGATCATCTGGAAGAAGGACCTGGAAGAGAACTTGAATGTGTGTCCCAAGTGCGATCGGCACTTCCGTATTGACGCACGCACGCGGCTGGCGCAACTGCTCGACAATAATGAGTACGAAACAGATGATGCCAACCTTGAGTCAACCGACCCGCTGAAGTTTGTGGACTTAAAGTCTTATAACCAGCGTCTGCGCACCGCGCAACGCGATACGGGACTGAAAGACGCGGTGATCAATGCTCGCGGCAAGCTGGAAGGGCGGCTAGTCATTGTCAGCGCGATGGAGTATTCGTTTATTGGTGGGAGCATGGGTGCAGTGGTAGGGGAAACGATTACACGAGCGGTGGAGCGCGCCACGGCGAGCGGAACCCCTCTGATCATAGTTTCGGCCTCGGGCGGGGCCCGCATGATGGAGGGCGCCGTGAGCCTGATGCAGCTGGCCAAAATCTCTGCCGCACTAGCAGCGATGGACGAAGCCAAAGTGCCCTACATTTCTGTTCTGACGGATCCCACCACCGGCGGAGTAACAGCTTCCTACGCCATGTTGGGTGATCTGAATATCGCGGAACCAGGCGCGCTGATCGGCTTTGCTGGGCCGCGCGTGATTGAGCAAACCATCCGCCAGAAACTTCCGGAAGGTTTTCAGCGCAGCGAATTTCTGCTGGAGCACGGAATGCTGGATGCCGTAGTGCACCGCAAGCAGCTCAAACCCTACATTGCGCGGGCATTGTCCTTCATGGCGCCGGCCAACGGCACGCATTAG
- a CDS encoding folylpolyglutamate synthase/dihydrofolate synthase family protein: MSYETAVANLYALGHELATMPSHKFDLEHMRVLLGAMGHPEKKFPAVLIAGTNGKGSTAATLAAILHAAGYRTALYTSPHLIRLNERIRVGGREINDAEFAKVHDRVEEIANGLVRAGELPWHPSFFEMLTAIAFGYFALSKVDIAVLEVGMGGRLDATNVVEPRLSVITDISLDHQKFLGNTVGEIAREKAGIIRAGGAVVTLPQHPEANDVIGNTILERQARAVSAVPYVPPVSPGSEVYIRGNGTSERSGRSSYPLTVLGERIQVQSPLIGRHQLRNVALAIAAAVELNQHGFKVTAAQVERGIRDTHWPARFHILPATKDMPELVLDVAHNPAGAWALRSALSERYDDRPKTMIFGAMRDKAVHEMEEILFPVTEHVIATQAENPRSATPEEIREAAQRTGADVETAENVPAAIARARSLAKPNGVVVITGSIYLVGEAMRALGISA, encoded by the coding sequence ATGTCCTACGAAACCGCTGTCGCAAACTTGTATGCATTGGGACACGAACTGGCGACCATGCCGTCGCACAAGTTCGACCTGGAACACATGCGCGTGCTCCTGGGTGCGATGGGACATCCCGAAAAGAAATTTCCAGCGGTGCTCATTGCCGGCACCAATGGCAAAGGGAGCACAGCAGCAACTCTAGCTGCGATTCTCCACGCCGCAGGTTATCGCACCGCACTGTACACATCTCCGCACCTGATTCGACTGAATGAACGGATTCGCGTGGGCGGACGAGAAATCAACGATGCCGAATTCGCCAAGGTTCATGATCGAGTAGAGGAAATCGCAAATGGGTTGGTGAGAGCAGGAGAGCTGCCATGGCATCCCAGCTTTTTTGAAATGCTGACCGCTATCGCCTTCGGCTACTTCGCCCTAAGCAAAGTTGATATTGCGGTGTTGGAGGTAGGCATGGGTGGGCGGCTGGATGCCACCAATGTTGTCGAGCCGCGGCTTTCGGTAATAACCGATATTTCACTGGATCACCAGAAGTTCCTTGGAAATACGGTGGGCGAGATCGCTCGGGAGAAAGCCGGAATCATCCGCGCCGGTGGAGCGGTGGTCACGCTGCCGCAACATCCGGAGGCGAATGACGTAATTGGAAACACGATTCTCGAACGCCAGGCCCGCGCGGTGAGTGCTGTGCCCTATGTGCCGCCCGTTTCCCCGGGATCGGAGGTATACATCAGGGGAAACGGTACAAGCGAACGAAGCGGGCGCAGTTCATATCCCCTTACGGTGCTCGGGGAGCGGATTCAGGTGCAATCGCCACTTATAGGGAGGCACCAGTTGCGCAATGTTGCCCTGGCGATTGCAGCAGCGGTGGAATTGAACCAGCACGGGTTCAAAGTTACTGCCGCGCAGGTCGAGCGCGGCATCCGCGATACCCACTGGCCAGCCCGCTTCCACATTCTTCCCGCGACAAAGGACATGCCAGAGCTCGTGCTCGATGTGGCACACAATCCAGCAGGCGCCTGGGCGCTGCGGTCGGCGCTTTCGGAACGGTATGATGATCGGCCAAAGACGATGATATTTGGCGCAATGCGCGACAAGGCGGTGCACGAAATGGAAGAGATACTGTTTCCTGTGACGGAGCACGTGATTGCCACTCAGGCAGAGAATCCGCGCTCTGCTACCCCTGAGGAAATCCGCGAGGCAGCGCAGCGCACCGGAGCCGATGTGGAAACTGCGGAAAATGTACCTGCGGCGATTGCGCGCGCGCGTTCCCTGGCAAAACCTAATGGAGTGGTGGTGATCACCGGTTCCATTTACCTTGTGGGTGAGGCCATGCGCGCCTTGGGAATCTCCGCGTAA
- the rsfS gene encoding ribosome silencing factor, with product MAKKNTLKQQVSDAISACVEKKAEDISVLEMEKNSGAFTDYFVVCSGTNPRQIQAIADEVEHRLTRYGMRPTHVEGYNQAEWVLLDYVDFVVHVFSERARRFYDLERLWKSAKRLEPSALTSRKRQKASPLVGEAVESVPPRARRKKA from the coding sequence ATGGCCAAAAAGAATACCCTGAAGCAGCAAGTTTCCGATGCCATCTCCGCCTGCGTGGAAAAAAAGGCGGAAGATATATCTGTGCTGGAGATGGAAAAGAATTCCGGCGCGTTCACCGATTACTTCGTGGTTTGCAGCGGGACCAATCCGCGGCAGATCCAGGCCATTGCCGATGAGGTTGAGCACAGGCTCACTCGTTACGGCATGAGGCCCACCCACGTTGAGGGCTATAACCAGGCTGAGTGGGTCTTGCTGGACTACGTGGATTTTGTGGTCCACGTTTTCTCCGAGCGGGCACGGAGGTTTTATGATCTGGAACGGCTGTGGAAGTCCGCCAAGCGCCTGGAACCTTCTGCGCTGACGAGCCGCAAGCGCCAAAAAGCTTCGCCGTTAGTGGGCGAAGCTGTAGAATCTGTCCCGCCGCGAGCCCGCCGCAAGAAGGCGTAG